Below is a genomic region from Hylemonella gracilis.
CCGATGTCGTGCGCCTGCGTGGTTCCTTTCCCATCGAGCACACCGTCGCACGCCGCACGGCTGAGAAACTCTGGGATCTGTTGCACACCACGCCGTACGTGAACTGCCTGGGCGCATTGACGGGCGGGCAGGCCATGCAGCAGGTCAAGGCCGGCGTGAAGGCCATCTACCTCTCGGGCTGGCAGGTTGCCGCCGACAACAACACATATGCGTCCATGTACCCGGACCAATCCCTCTATCCCGTGGATTCGGTGCCCAAGGTGGTCGAGAGCATCAACAACACATTCCGCCGCGCCGACGAGATCCAGCATGCCAAGGGCGTCAACCCTGGCGACAAGGACTACATCGATTATTTCGCGCCCATCGTGGCGGATGCCGAGGCCGGTTTTGGAGGGGTGCTGAACGCCTTCGAGCTCATGAAGGCCATGATCCGCGCAGGCGCTGCGGGCGTGCATTGGGAGGATCAACTGGCGTCCGTCAAGAAATGTGGCCACATGGGCGGCAAGGTACTGCTGCCCACGCGTGAGTCCTGCCAGAAGTTGATTGCCGCGCGCATGGCTGCGGACGTCATGGGAGTGCCGACGCTGGTGATCGCGCGCACCGATGCCGAAGCCGCCGATCTGTTGACCTCCGACTACGACGAGATTGACCAGCCCTTCCTGACCGGTGAGCGCACGGCCGAAGGTTTCTTCAAGACGCGCAAGGGCCTGGATCAGGCCGTGGCCCGTGCGAACGCCTATGCCCGCTATGCCGACCTGGTGTGGTGCGAGACCGGCACGCCCGACCTGAACTTCGCGAGGAAGTTCGCCGAAGCCGTGCACAAGGTGCATCCCGGCAAGATGCTGGCCTACAACTGCTCGCCGTCGTTCAACTGGAAGAAGAACCTGGACGACGCGACCATCGCCAAGTTCCAGCGTGAGCTCGGTGCCATGGGCTACAAGTATCAGTTCATCACGCTGGCCGGCATCCACAGCATGTGGTTCAACATGTTCGATCTGTCGCAGGACTATGTGAAGCGCGGCATGACGGCCTACGTGGAGCGCGTGCAGGAGCCCGAATTCGCCGCCCGCGACCGTGGCTACACCTTTGTGTCGCACCAGCAGGAGGTGGGCACCGGCTACTTCGACGAGGTGACCACGGCGATCCAGGGCGGACGTTCCAGCGTCACGGCGTTGACCGGTTCGACCGAGGAAGAGCAATTCCACTGAGTCCGGTGTCAGGTTTTTCGCGGCCCGCCTTCTTTCGGTAGGCATCGCCGCGGAATTTCTAGCGGGGTCACGCTCAGGGGCGTGACCCCGCTCCGCTATAATGCGAGGCTGTTCAGAAATCAGCGCGCCCGCAGCGCATTTCCTTCGAACCTTCCCTCACCAAAAGCAGCAAAGACAGGCCGAGTTCCTGGAGATGCTAAGGGCGCGCCCGTAACCAACGGAGTCCCCAGTGCTTTTGTCTCTTCAAGGCGCGCAACAACCGCAGCCTCCCGCCATCCTGGCGCTTGCAGACGGCACGGTCTTTCTCGGCAATTCCATCGGTGCCCCGGGTGCCACCCTCGGTGAGGTGGTGTTCAACACCGCCCTCTCCGGCTACCAGGAAATCCTCACCGACCCGAGCTATTGCCGCCAGATCGTCACGCTGACTTATCCGCACATCGGCAACTACGGCATCAACGCCGAGGACGTGGAATCAGAACAGATCCACGCCGCGGGCCTCATCATCAAGGACCTGCCGCTGCTGGCTTCCAACTTCCGCAGCACCGAAACACTCACGCAGTACCTCGTGCGCGAAAAGACCGTGGCGATCGCCAACATCGACACGCGCAAGCTCACGCGCATGTTGCGCGCCAAGGGCGCCCAGAACGGTGCCATCGTCGCGCTGAAGGCGGGTGAGTCGGTCACGCAGGCGCATATTGGCGACGCGATCGCACGTGCCCAGTCCGCGCCCAGCATGGCGGGACAGGATCTCGCCAAGGTGGTGAGCGTCGCGCAACCCTATGAGTGGACGCAGACCGAATGGCAACTGGGAACCGGGTATGGCGTGCTGGAGCAAGCCAAGTTCCATGTCGTCGCCTATGACTTTGGCGTGAAGAAGAACATCCTGCGCATGTTCGCTTCGCGCGGCGTCAAGGTCACGGTGGTGCCCGCGCAGACGTCTGCCGCCGAGGTGCTGAAGTATCAGCCGGATGGCGTGTTTCTCAGCAACGGCCCGGGAGATCCGGAGCCTTGCGACTACGCGATCGCGGCGACCAAGGCATTCCTTGCGCAAGGTCTGCCGACCTTCGGCATCTGCCTCGGACACCAGATTCTTGGTCTGGCGTTGGGGGCCAAGACGTTCAAGATGAAGACGGGTCACCACGGTGCCAACCATCCGGTGAAGAACCTGGAGACGGGACGTGTGAGCATCACCAGCCAGAACCATGGTTTCGCCGTGGACCCCAGGACGTTGCCGGCCAGTAGCCGCGAGACCCATGTGTCGCTGTTTGATGGCACCCTGCAAGGCTTTGAATGCACGGACAAGCCCGCTTTCGGATTCCAGGGCCACCCCGAGGCGTCGCCCGGGCCGCATGACATCGCCTATCTGTTCGATCGTTTCGTCAAAATGATGGAAGCCCGCGCATGAGTTTCTACGGTGTCACCGATCTCTGGACGTATGTGCTGGGAGCCATCGGCATCGTCTTGCTGCCTGGCCCCAATTCTCTGTTCGTGCTGTCGGTGGCGACGGCGCGCGGCGTGCGTATCGGGTACCAGGCCGCCTGCGGCGTGTTCCTGGGCGACAGCATTCTGCTGCTGCTCACGGCCCTGGGCGCGGCCAGCCTGTTGCGCGGCTACCCGGCATTGTTCATGGTCGTGAAGTATGTGGGAGCCGCCTACCTGTTCTGGGTGGGGGTGAACCTGGCTTGGTCAGCCTGGCGGAAATGGCGCGCGGCAGGCACCGGCGGCGTCGCACAGGGTGCCGATGTGCAAGCCGTCGAGGCCGCGGCCCATTTGCAGGCACCTTTCCAGCGCGCGCTGGTCATCAGCCTGCTCAACCCCAAGGCCATCCTGTTCCTGCTGTCGTTCTTCGTGCAGTTCATCGACCCTGCCTACGACACGCCTGCGATTCCGTTTCTGATCCTCAGCGCCATCGTGATGGCTTTCAGCGCTGTTTACCTGTCGGTGTTGATCGTCGCGGGCGCGCGCCTGGCCGACGCCTTTCGCCAGCGCCGACGCACGTCGGCCGGTCTCTCCGGGGCCGTGGGCGCCTTGTTCCTGTGGTTCGGCTCCAAGCTGGCCACGGCCAGCCTGAACTGAATTCCGAGTAAGCCATGCCCAAACGCACAGACATTCAAAGCATCCTCATCATCGGCGCCGGCCCCATCATCATTGGGCAGGCCTGCGAATTCGATTACTCCGGCGTGCAGGCCTGCAAGGCCTTGCGCGAGGAGGGCTACAAGGTCATCCTGATCAACAGCAATCCCGCGACGATCATGACCGACCCGGCCACGGCCGACGTGACCTACATCGAACCCATCACCTGGCAGACGGTCGAGAAGATCATCGCCAAGGAAAAGCCCGACGCGATCTTGCCGACCATGGGAGGCCAGACCGCGCTGAACTGCGCGCTCGACCTCTGGCGTCATGGCGTGCTGCACAAGCACAAGGTGGAGCTGATCGGCGCGACCCCCGAGGCCATTGACAAGGCCGAAGACCGCCTGAAGTTCAAGGAGGCCATGACACGCATCGGCCTGGGCTCGGCACGCTCGGGCATTGCGCACAACCTGGAAGAAGCCTGGGCGGTACAGAAAACCGTGGGGTTTCCGGTGGTCATCCGCCCGAGTTTCACGCTGGGTGGCACCGGTGGCGGCATCGCCTACAACCCGGAAGAATTCGAGACCATTTGCAAGCGCGGCCTGGAAGCTTCGCCGACTTCGGAGCTGTTGATCGAAGAGTCACTGGTGGGCTGGAAAGAGTATGAGATGGAAGTCGTGCGCGACAAGGCCGACAACTGCATCATCGTTTGCTCGATCGAGAACCTGGACCCGATGGGCGTGCACACGGGCGATTCGATCACGGTCGCACCCGCGCAGACGCTCACCGACAAGGAGTACCAGATCATGCGCAACGCCTCCCTGGCGGTGCTGCGCGAGATTGGCGTCGACACGGGGGGCTCGAACGTGCAGTTCTCGGTCAACCCCGAGGACGGGCGCATGATCGTGATCGAGATGAACCCGCGCGTGTCGCGGTCATCCGCTTTGGCATCAAAGGCTACAGGCTTTCCGATCGCCAAGGTCGCGGCCAAGCTGGCCGTGGGCTACACGCTGGACGAACTGAAGAACGAGATCACGGGCGGCGCGACGCCCGCGTCCTTCGAGCCTTCGATCGACTATGTCGTGACCAAGATTCCGCGCTTCGCCTTCGAGAAATTCCCGACCGCCGACAGCCGCCTGACCACCCAGATGAAGTCGGTGGGCGAAGTCATGGCCATGGGTCGTACCTTCCAGGAGTCCTTCCAGAAGGCCTTGCGCGGCCTCGAGGTGGGCGTGGACGGCATGAACGAGAAGACCAAGGACCGCGAACTGCTCGAGAAAGAGCTGGGCGAGCCGGGTCCCGAGCGCATCTGGTACGTGGGCGACGCCTTCGCGGCCGGTTTCACGCTGGATGAGGTCCATGACCTCACCAAAATCGACAAGTGGTTCCTGGTGCAGATCGAGCAGATCGTGAAGATCGAGCTCGACATCGACAAACTGGTGGAGGCCAAGGGCGCGGGCGCCTTGGCCGCGCTCGATGCGGCCACGCTGCGCGAGCTGAAGAAGAAGGGGTTCTCCGATCGGCGACTGGCCAAGCTCCTCAAGACGAACGAACAGGCCGTGCGTGAGGCGCGCCGCGCGCTCAACGTGCGGCCGGTTTACAAGCGCGTGGACACCTGCGCGGCGGAGTTCGCGAGCAAGACCGCCTACATGTATTCGACCTACGAGGACGAGTGCGAAGCCGAGCCGACGAACAACAAGAAGATCATGGTGCTGGGCGGCGGGCCCAATCGCATCGGCCAGGGCATCGAGTTCGATTACTGCTGCGTGCATGCGGCGCTCGCGATGCGCGAGGATGGCTACGAGACCATCATGGTCAATTGCAACCCGGAGACGGTCTCGACCGACTACGACACCAGCGACCGCCTCTACTTCGAGCCGCTCACGCTGGAGGACGTGCTGGAGATCGTGGACAAGGAAAAGCCGCTGGGCGTGATCGTGCAGTACGGCGGCCAGACGCCGCTCAAGCTCGCGCTCGGCCTGGAAGCCAATGGCGTGCCCATCATCGGCACCAGCCCGGACATGATCGACGCGGCCGAGGACCGCGAGCGCTTCCAGAAGCTGCTGCACGAACTCAAGCTGCTGCAGCCGCCGAACGCCACCGCCCGCACCGAGGCCGAGGCCTTGGAAAAGGCCCAGGCCCTGGGCTATCCGCTGGTGGTTCGCCCGAGCTATGTGCTGGGTGGCCGTGCCATGGAAATCGTCCACGAACAGCGCGATCTGGAACGCTACATGCGCGAGGCGGTCAAGGTCAGCAACGATTCGCCGGTGCTGCTGGACCGTTTCCTGAACGATGCCATCGAATGCGACGTGGACTGCGTGCGCGACAAGTCGGGTCGGACCTACATCGGTGGCGTGATGGAGCACATCGAACAGGCTGGCGTGCACAGCGGGGACTCCGCCTGTTCCCTGCCGCCGTATTACCTGTCCAAGGCCACGGTTGACGAACTCAAGCGGCAGACTTCCGCCATGGCCAATGCCTTGCAGGTCGTGGGCCTGATGAACGTGCAATTCGCGATCCAGGAAGTCGATGGCAAAGACGTGATCTACGTGCTGGAAGTCAATCCCCGCGCCAGTCGCACCGTGCCTTTCGTCAGCAAGGCCACGGGCGTGCAGCTCGCCAAGGTGGCCGCGCGCTGCATGGCCGGCCAGACGCTGGACCAGCAAGGCATCGGCGCCGAGGTCACGCCGCCGTACTACAGCGTGAAGGAAGCCGTCTTCCCCTTCGTCAAGTTCCCTGGCGTGGACACGATCCTGGGGCCGGAGATGAAGTCCACCGGTGAGGTCATGGGCGTGGGCAAGACCTTCGGCGAAGCCTTCGTCAAGAGTCAGATCGGCGCGGGCACCAAACTGCCCAGGCCGGGGCAGGGCGCGGCCAAGGCTTTCATCTCGGTCAAGGGCAGTGACAAGCCGCGCGCGGTCGAAGTCGCTCGCGGCCTGATCGCGCAGGGTTTCACCGTGGTGGCTACCAAGGGCACGGCGGCGGCCATCCAGGCCGCAGGCCTGAGTTGCGAGGTCATCAACAAAGTGACGGAAGGGCGGCCGAATATCGTGGACATGATCAAGAACGAGGAAATCGCCCTGGTCATCAACACGGTGGAAGAGCGCCGCAACGCCATCGTCGATTCACGTCACATCCGCACTTCTGCTCTGATGGGGCGTGTCACCACCTACACCACCATCGCGGGCGCGGAAGCCGCGGTCGAGGGTATGAAATACCTCGACAACCTGGATGTGTATTCGGTGCAGGAACTGCACGCACAGCTGGCCTCCTGAAAGGGGCGAGGGGACGGGACAAATCGGGGCGCTCTTCGCGGTCGCCCTGGTTGCCTCGGACGGCACGTCCCTCTGATGCGCGAGTTGGCGTTTCAGGGCTACTCCGGGTATGGGGCCGCCCCTGATTCTTCTACAGTGCGGCGTATGCAAGCCGCCTCGTCTGATTCTTCCGTGCGCCGCTGGACCACCGAGACGGTGGCCGAGGGTCAGCGGCTGGACTACTGGGTGGGTGCGATCTGCGAGGCTTTTCTCGAAATGGGCTGCAGTTCCCGGGTCGCGCGCCTGTTCGATGGTGAGTTGACCAGCGTGCCTCTGGCGGACGTGGTGTTCAACCAGGTCATTTCCAGCACCCAGGATGTCTACCGCACGCCCGCCGCCATCGCGCGTGGTGCATCTCACCCTTATTACTTGATCGCGCAGTGGCAGCATCCCTGGCAAGTGCGCCAGGGCGGCCGATTGGTGCAACTGAGGCCAGGGGATGCGGTGTTGGTTGATTCTGCGCAGCGTTATGAGCTGCATTTTCCGGAAGCGGTTGGCTGTCTGTCCGTGCAGATTCCCCGCGTCTGGGCGGGGCGGTGGCTGAGCCAACCTGAAGGCGTACAGCCGCGCATCGCCGCGCGGGACCAGAACTGGGGCCGCGTGCTGTCCGCCTTGTGCCTGCAGCTCGGTCAGCACCCCTTGCTGGCACGCAGCTATCCCGAAGCGTTGCTTTCCGACCACCTCGGGGCCCTTCTGTCCGCCGCGCTGGAGCCTTCGCTCGCCACTGACATTCCCGCGTCCGGTCGCCCGGCCTTGCTGGCGCGCGCCCGTGACTTGATGCGACAACGGCTGGATGAAATCGGCTTGACGGCCGAGAGCGTAGCGATCGCACTCGGGGTTTCGATTCGGACTTTGCACCGTTGTTTCGCGGCGGCAGATGTCAGTTTTGCCGGGACCCTGCGCCGCTTGCGTCTCGATCAGGCGCGCGCCTGGTTGGCACAGCCGCGCTGGGCCAGGGTCGGCGTGGGAGAGATCGGCCGGCGCTGCGGCTTCGCGGATGCCTCGCATTTCACGCGGGAGTTCCAACAGGCCTTCGGCCAGACGCCGGCGCGCTGGCGCCGTGGCGTGCTCTGAGCGCCTCCGTTTTTTCCTGAATCCACTCCTCGCCCCGGCACGCATGAGCCAATTGCTTGGCGCTGGCAGACCATCGCGGCCACCTCGGGCCGCCTAAGCTTGTCCCCGGTTACGAGCCGGCGCGCGGTTGATCGCGCAGGCTGTCGCAAATCGCGGTCACATCATCATTTTCGAGGAGATGGCAATGGCGGATACCTACGTTCTGGTTCATGGCGCCTGGCACACGGGCGAGTTGATGGAGCCGGTCGCGCAACACATTCGGACCCAGGGACATGTGGTGCACTGCCCTACGCTGGCTGGCAACCGGCCTGGCGATGACCGCGCACGCATCGGTCTCAGCGAGGCAGCGCAGTCACTGGCGGACTTCCTCGTGCAGCGCAATCTGAGCGACATCCGCCTGGTGGGGCACAGTTACGGCGGCATGGTGATCAGCAAGGTCGTGGATCTGATGCCCGAACGCATCCGGCGGCTGGTGTATTGGAATGCCTTCGTCCCATTGGACGGCGAATGCCTCAACGACCTCACACCGCCGCATTACCGCACCTTGTTTGACGGCATCGCCGCCGAGAGCGGGGGCGCGGTGCGTCTGCCGTATCCCGTCTGGCGGGAGGCCTTCATCAACGATGCCGACGCGACGCTGGCCGAGCGCAGTTATGCCCAGCTCAATCCCCACCCCTACCGCACGTTCACCGAGCCGATCACGCTGCGCAGTCCGCTGGCGGCGTTGCCGATGGGCAAGAGTTATCTCAATGGTCGGCAAGACATCGCCATGCCTCACAGCCTGCCCTGGCATCCGCGTCTGTCGGAGCGCCTGGGCCTGTTCCGCCTGGTTGAGTGCGAGGGGAGTCATGAGTTGTGCTTCACGGCCCCTGAGCGCCTGGCCACCAAGATGATGGAAGCGGGGCGCGATTGAGGACGACCATCGTCACGGGCGAGCCTTTGCCGGGCTTGTGTCCGCTGCCATTCACGGCATAATTCCGTTTCGAGACCGCCGAGCGGCAACGCCCGGCGGTTTGCTTTTTTCTTGATGAAAACGGAGTATGACGTGGCCACCATTCCGATCACCCTGCGCGGCGCGGAAAAGCTCAAGACCGAATTGCACCGCCTGAAGACCGTCGACCGCCCCGCCGTCATCAACGCGATTGCCGAGGCCCGTGCCCAGGGCGACTTGAGCGAGAACGCCGAGTACGAGGCTGCCAAGGACAGGCAGGGCTTCATTGAAGGCCGTATCCAGGAGATCGAGGGCAAGCTTTCGGCTGCGCAGGTCATCGACCCCGCGGGAGTGGATGCCGGTGGCAAGGTCGTTTTCGGCGCCACCGTGGAACTCGAGGACGAAGCCACGGGAGACAGCATGACCTACCAGATCGTGGGCGAGGACGAGGCCGATCTGAAGCAGGGGCTGATCAACGTCAGCAGCCCGATCGCGCGCGCGCTGATCGGCAAGGAGGAGGGGGACACGGCGGAAGTCCAGGCCCCCGGTGGAGTGAAGCGCTACGAGATCGTGACAGTTTCCTACCGCTGAACCATCCACCCGATCGGACTCGACCCTCATGCAACGTCTTCTGTCATCCCTTCCGGCCTGGGCGGCTGCTTTGTGGTGGGGCAGCTTGACCACCATTGGTTTCCTGGTCGTGCCCCTGCTGTTCGTGCACCTGGAGACGCCGGCGATCGCGGGACGGATGGCGGCCCACCTGTTCACGGCGCAAACCTGGGTGTCCGTGGCCTGCACACTCCTTCTGCTCTTGGCTTCACGCCCGCGACGCGATGACGGCGCGTCTGCACCGCAGTCACTTGTGGACTCGGCGCGTCTGCCCGTCCTGGCGGGTCTGATGCTGGCGTTGCTGGTCGAAATCGTCGTTGCGCCACGGATCGTCGCACGCGAGAACCTGGTGCTTTGGCATCGCCTGGGCAGTGCGTTTTATTTCCTGCAATGGTTGTGCGCGGGCTGGACGTTCTGGCGCCTGAGCCAGACGGCAGCATCACATCGGGACTGAGACTGTAGGCCTGACACAGGCCACCCTTGCCCTGCAGCTGAGCTGAGCTTGAGGAACGGGACTGCGCTTGCTCAGGCTTGACTGCGCTTCTTGACGCTGGCGGGGCGAGGCTTCTTGGCCCGCTTGATCTTGCCGCCCGGGGTCAGGCGTTGGTTGCCGAGTACGCGCAGCACCTTCACTTCAGGACGCTGTCCGCCCTTCTTGCTGAACTTGAGCACCTTGACATCGCGCGGACCCGGTCGGCGGTCCTCGTCGACAGCCCGCTCTTTCTCCGGCATTGGGCGCCAGAGCACCAGCAGCTTGCCGATGTGCTGGATCGGCGCCGCGTCCAATTCTTCGGCTAGGGCGGCCAGCATGGCTTCACGTTCGGCGCGGTCGTCGGAGAAGACCCGGACCTTGATCAGGCCGTGGGCCTTGAGCGCGGCGTCGGTTTCCTTTTTGACCGCAGGCGTCAGGCCATCGCCACCGACCATGACCACGGGGTCCAGGTGGTGGGCTTCGGCCCGATATTCCTTGCGTTGGGCGACGGTGAGTTGAATGACTGGCATGAGGCTATTATCCCCTGGATATGAAAGTACAGACCAAGAGCAAAAAGGTCAACAAAGCGTGGCTCAACGACCACGTGAACGACCCCTACGTCAAGCTCGCGCAAAAGGAGGGCTACCGCGCGCGCGCGGCTTACAAGCTCAAGGAAATTGATGAAAGCCTGCGCCTGGTGAAGCCTGGCCAGGTCATTGTCGACCTGGGCTGCGCACCGGGGGCGTGGAGTCAGTACCTGCGACGTCGCCTGGCCCCCCAGGGCGCGGCGGTGGGGGAACTGAATGGCAGCGTGATTGGCCTGGATCTGTTGCCCATGGAGCCGATCGAAGGCGTGCAGTTCATCCAGGGTGATTTCCGGGAGGCCGAGGTGTTGGCGCAACTGGAGGCCCTGATGCAAGGGCGTCCTGCGGACTTGGTGGTGTCCGACATGGCGCCCAATCTGTCCGGCGTGGCCTCGGTGGATACCGCCCGAGTGGAGGAGTTGGTGACGCTGGCCATCGATTTCTGCCGCGGGCACCTCAAGCCTGCGGGAAGCCTGGTTGCCAAGGTGTTCCACGGCGGCGGCTACAACGAGTTGCTCGCTTTGTTCAAAAACAACTTCAAAACCGTGAAGCCGCTCAAGCCCAAGGCTTCGCGTGACAAGTCGTCGGAGACGTTTCTGGTCGGTACGGGCTTGAAATCGGGGTGAATGCCTCGAAAGCACCGCAAAAACAGGGTTTGCGTGCAAGCCACCCGGAGCGTAGGGAAATGAAGCCCCTGTGCCGTCAATGGCCGTCGCTGTCATTGACTATCGGGCGATGGCTTGAAAGCCCTAAAATGAATCCAAACTAAGTCCGCGCAGGATATCCCTTTCAGGAGTCGCACTTGAACAATCAATGGTTTTCCAAACTTGCTGTCTGGCTGGTGGTGGCACTGGTGCTTTTCACCGTGTTCAAGCAGTTTGACTCTCGCGGTTCTGGCTCAGCCGCCTCCATGGGCTACTCCGATTTCCTGGAGGAGGTGCGCGGCAACCGCATCAAGAGTGCCATCATCCAAGAGGGGCCAAGCGGCACCGAAATTCTTGCCACCACGACGGACGACCGCAAGGTCCGCACCACGGCCACCTACCTGGACCGTGGGCTGATTGGCGACCTCATCAACAACGACGTGAAGTTCGATGTCAAGCCGCGCGAAGAAGGCTCGCTGCTGATGACCCTGCTCGTGAGCTGGGGGCCGATGCTGTTGTTGATTGGCGTCTGGATCTATTTCATGCGCCAGATGCAGGGTGGCGGCAAGGGCGGCGCCTTCAGCTTTGGCAAGAGCAAGGCGCGCATGCTGGACGAGAGCAACAATCAGGTGACTTTCGCCGACGTGGCCGGTTGCGACGAAGCCAAGGAGGAAGTGACCGAAGTGGTGGACTTCCTGAAGGACCCGCAGAAGTTCCAGAAGCTGGGTGGGCGCATCCCGCGTGGTTTGTTGCTCGTGGGCCCTCCGGGCACGGGCAAGACGCTGCTCGCCAAGGGCATCGCGGGCGAGGCCAAGGTCCCATTCTTCAGCATCTCGGGTTCGGACTTCGTCGAAATGTTCGTGGGTGTGGGCGCGGCCCGGGTGCGCGACATGTTCGAGAATGCCAAGAAGAACGCGCCCTGCATCATCTTCATCGACGAAATCGACGCCGTGGGGCGTCAGCGCGGCGCGGGCC
It encodes:
- a CDS encoding helix-turn-helix domain-containing protein, whose translation is MQAASSDSSVRRWTTETVAEGQRLDYWVGAICEAFLEMGCSSRVARLFDGELTSVPLADVVFNQVISSTQDVYRTPAAIARGASHPYYLIAQWQHPWQVRQGGRLVQLRPGDAVLVDSAQRYELHFPEAVGCLSVQIPRVWAGRWLSQPEGVQPRIAARDQNWGRVLSALCLQLGQHPLLARSYPEALLSDHLGALLSAALEPSLATDIPASGRPALLARARDLMRQRLDEIGLTAESVAIALGVSIRTLHRCFAAADVSFAGTLRRLRLDQARAWLAQPRWARVGVGEIGRRCGFADASHFTREFQQAFGQTPARWRRGVL
- a CDS encoding YhbY family RNA-binding protein — protein: MPVIQLTVAQRKEYRAEAHHLDPVVMVGGDGLTPAVKKETDAALKAHGLIKVRVFSDDRAEREAMLAALAEELDAAPIQHIGKLLVLWRPMPEKERAVDEDRRPGPRDVKVLKFSKKGGQRPEVKVLRVLGNQRLTPGGKIKRAKKPRPASVKKRSQA
- the leuE gene encoding leucine efflux protein LeuE, which encodes MSFYGVTDLWTYVLGAIGIVLLPGPNSLFVLSVATARGVRIGYQAACGVFLGDSILLLLTALGAASLLRGYPALFMVVKYVGAAYLFWVGVNLAWSAWRKWRAAGTGGVAQGADVQAVEAAAHLQAPFQRALVISLLNPKAILFLLSFFVQFIDPAYDTPAIPFLILSAIVMAFSAVYLSVLIVAGARLADAFRQRRRTSAGLSGAVGALFLWFGSKLATASLN
- the greA gene encoding transcription elongation factor GreA gives rise to the protein MATIPITLRGAEKLKTELHRLKTVDRPAVINAIAEARAQGDLSENAEYEAAKDRQGFIEGRIQEIEGKLSAAQVIDPAGVDAGGKVVFGATVELEDEATGDSMTYQIVGEDEADLKQGLINVSSPIARALIGKEEGDTAEVQAPGGVKRYEIVTVSYR
- the aceA gene encoding isocitrate lyase, which codes for MPQTLTEQLSREQQAAALEKDWASNPRWKGIERGYSAADVVRLRGSFPIEHTVARRTAEKLWDLLHTTPYVNCLGALTGGQAMQQVKAGVKAIYLSGWQVAADNNTYASMYPDQSLYPVDSVPKVVESINNTFRRADEIQHAKGVNPGDKDYIDYFAPIVADAEAGFGGVLNAFELMKAMIRAGAAGVHWEDQLASVKKCGHMGGKVLLPTRESCQKLIAARMAADVMGVPTLVIARTDAEAADLLTSDYDEIDQPFLTGERTAEGFFKTRKGLDQAVARANAYARYADLVWCETGTPDLNFARKFAEAVHKVHPGKMLAYNCSPSFNWKKNLDDATIAKFQRELGAMGYKYQFITLAGIHSMWFNMFDLSQDYVKRGMTAYVERVQEPEFAARDRGYTFVSHQQEVGTGYFDEVTTAIQGGRSSVTALTGSTEEEQFH
- a CDS encoding alpha/beta hydrolase; the encoded protein is MADTYVLVHGAWHTGELMEPVAQHIRTQGHVVHCPTLAGNRPGDDRARIGLSEAAQSLADFLVQRNLSDIRLVGHSYGGMVISKVVDLMPERIRRLVYWNAFVPLDGECLNDLTPPHYRTLFDGIAAESGGAVRLPYPVWREAFINDADATLAERSYAQLNPHPYRTFTEPITLRSPLAALPMGKSYLNGRQDIAMPHSLPWHPRLSERLGLFRLVECEGSHELCFTAPERLATKMMEAGRD
- the carB gene encoding carbamoyl-phosphate synthase large subunit, whose amino-acid sequence is MPKRTDIQSILIIGAGPIIIGQACEFDYSGVQACKALREEGYKVILINSNPATIMTDPATADVTYIEPITWQTVEKIIAKEKPDAILPTMGGQTALNCALDLWRHGVLHKHKVELIGATPEAIDKAEDRLKFKEAMTRIGLGSARSGIAHNLEEAWAVQKTVGFPVVIRPSFTLGGTGGGIAYNPEEFETICKRGLEASPTSELLIEESLVGWKEYEMEVVRDKADNCIIVCSIENLDPMGVHTGDSITVAPAQTLTDKEYQIMRNASLAVLREIGVDTGGSNVQFSVNPEDGRMIVIEMNPRVSRSSALASKATGFPIAKVAAKLAVGYTLDELKNEITGGATPASFEPSIDYVVTKIPRFAFEKFPTADSRLTTQMKSVGEVMAMGRTFQESFQKALRGLEVGVDGMNEKTKDRELLEKELGEPGPERIWYVGDAFAAGFTLDEVHDLTKIDKWFLVQIEQIVKIELDIDKLVEAKGAGALAALDAATLRELKKKGFSDRRLAKLLKTNEQAVREARRALNVRPVYKRVDTCAAEFASKTAYMYSTYEDECEAEPTNNKKIMVLGGGPNRIGQGIEFDYCCVHAALAMREDGYETIMVNCNPETVSTDYDTSDRLYFEPLTLEDVLEIVDKEKPLGVIVQYGGQTPLKLALGLEANGVPIIGTSPDMIDAAEDRERFQKLLHELKLLQPPNATARTEAEALEKAQALGYPLVVRPSYVLGGRAMEIVHEQRDLERYMREAVKVSNDSPVLLDRFLNDAIECDVDCVRDKSGRTYIGGVMEHIEQAGVHSGDSACSLPPYYLSKATVDELKRQTSAMANALQVVGLMNVQFAIQEVDGKDVIYVLEVNPRASRTVPFVSKATGVQLAKVAARCMAGQTLDQQGIGAEVTPPYYSVKEAVFPFVKFPGVDTILGPEMKSTGEVMGVGKTFGEAFVKSQIGAGTKLPRPGQGAAKAFISVKGSDKPRAVEVARGLIAQGFTVVATKGTAAAIQAAGLSCEVINKVTEGRPNIVDMIKNEEIALVINTVEERRNAIVDSRHIRTSALMGRVTTYTTIAGAEAAVEGMKYLDNLDVYSVQELHAQLAS
- a CDS encoding DUF4149 domain-containing protein; translated protein: MQRLLSSLPAWAAALWWGSLTTIGFLVVPLLFVHLETPAIAGRMAAHLFTAQTWVSVACTLLLLLASRPRRDDGASAPQSLVDSARLPVLAGLMLALLVEIVVAPRIVARENLVLWHRLGSAFYFLQWLCAGWTFWRLSQTAASHRD
- a CDS encoding RlmE family RNA methyltransferase, whose translation is MKVQTKSKKVNKAWLNDHVNDPYVKLAQKEGYRARAAYKLKEIDESLRLVKPGQVIVDLGCAPGAWSQYLRRRLAPQGAAVGELNGSVIGLDLLPMEPIEGVQFIQGDFREAEVLAQLEALMQGRPADLVVSDMAPNLSGVASVDTARVEELVTLAIDFCRGHLKPAGSLVAKVFHGGGYNELLALFKNNFKTVKPLKPKASRDKSSETFLVGTGLKSG
- the carA gene encoding glutamine-hydrolyzing carbamoyl-phosphate synthase small subunit — its product is MLLSLQGAQQPQPPAILALADGTVFLGNSIGAPGATLGEVVFNTALSGYQEILTDPSYCRQIVTLTYPHIGNYGINAEDVESEQIHAAGLIIKDLPLLASNFRSTETLTQYLVREKTVAIANIDTRKLTRMLRAKGAQNGAIVALKAGESVTQAHIGDAIARAQSAPSMAGQDLAKVVSVAQPYEWTQTEWQLGTGYGVLEQAKFHVVAYDFGVKKNILRMFASRGVKVTVVPAQTSAAEVLKYQPDGVFLSNGPGDPEPCDYAIAATKAFLAQGLPTFGICLGHQILGLALGAKTFKMKTGHHGANHPVKNLETGRVSITSQNHGFAVDPRTLPASSRETHVSLFDGTLQGFECTDKPAFGFQGHPEASPGPHDIAYLFDRFVKMMEARA